Proteins encoded together in one Coffea arabica cultivar ET-39 chromosome 2c, Coffea Arabica ET-39 HiFi, whole genome shotgun sequence window:
- the LOC113726149 gene encoding transcription factor bHLH30-like produces MSLYSEAPVKRSTIGEDCGRQFDQFPGDIGGIGGNLGSKSMSGSQSLVLDGERGELVKSCGRVGKKGEASEAKTIAALKSHSEAERRRRERINAHLATLRGLVPPNEKMDKATLLAEVISQVKQLQKTTTQISESFCIPLDSDEVRVEQLDEISVEGTFNFKASLCCDYRPGLLSDLKKAIGSLPLTLMRSEISTLGGRLMNVLFFTSSRRGDIGSAEDRKQLVNSVHQALSSILDKFAESTDCLPQTMYSNKRQRVSYFVSSCSSS; encoded by the exons ATGAGCTTGTATTCTGAAGCTCCAGTTAAAAGAAGTACTATTGGTGAAGATTGTGGAAGGCAGTTTGATCAGTTTCCAGGAGATATAGGTGGGATTGGTGGGAATTTGGGAAGTAAGTCTATGTCGGGATCACAATCCTTGGTGTTGGATGGTGAGAGAGGGGAGTTAGTGAAGTCCTGTGGGAGAGTAGGGAAGAAAGGTGAGGCATCGGAAGCTAAAACTATCGCAGCTTTGAAAAGCCACAGTGAGGCAGAAAGgcggagaagagagaggattaACGCTCATCTGGCAACGCTTCGTGGCCTTGTCCCTCCTAATGAAAAG ATGGACAAGGCAACGCTACTGGCCGAAGTTATTAGCCAAGTGAAGCAACTGCAGAAAACTACAACACAAATTAGTGAAAGTTTCTGTATTCCACTGGACTCGGATGAAGTTAGAGTTGAGCAGCTTGATGAGATATCAGTAGAAGGAACTTTTAATTTCAAGGCATCTCTGTGCTGCGATTATAGGCCTGGCCTCCTGTCTGATTTGAAGAAGGCAATTGGATCTCTTCCTCTGACTTTGATGAGGTCGGAAATCTCGACCTTGGGAGGCCGCCTGATGAATGTATTATTCTTCACCAGCAGCAGAAGAGGGGACATTGGCAGTGCCGAGGATCGCAAACAGCTCGTGAACTCTGTCCACCAGGCTTTGAGTTCCATCTTGGATAAGTTTGCTGAATCGACAGACTGTTTGCCACAAACAATGTACTCGAACAAGAGgcaaagggtttcttactttgtgTCTTCATGCTCATCATCGTGA
- the LOC113726148 gene encoding U-box domain-containing protein 45-like — translation MPDQSSTTSWFFTYTKIRFFTKIRRFLLLRTAKKQYKAPDHSEKLRDLSSASKKEGKIEKEGMEKENDQDGWVVLQRSVKGLHFGRWEEKELAAKEIKRIAKEDLKTRKSMGELGIIQPLVAMIESEVLERQRLAVQALIELANGSFTNKLLMVESGILSKLPKKIDLLDESAFQDFAHLLLSLSSLSSIQFPVSSARIIPLVVSILDSCSSIETKISCLGTLYNLSSVLDNAGNLVASGVVNTLLRLSSVGEASEKSLATLGNLVVTSTGRKALESSPMVPENLIEILAWEEKPKCQELSAYVLMILAHQSSVQRQKMAKAGIVPVLLEVALLGSPLAQKRALKLLQWFKDERQKRMGPHSGPQVGRLSIGSPVNKRGVDEGKKFMKNIVKESLYKNMETITRRANGAGNSSGLKALVLSSSSKSLPY, via the exons ATGCCTGATCAATCTTCAACAACTAGTTGGTTCTTTACCTACACAAAGATACGTTTCTTCACCAAAATCAGACGATTCCTCCTCCTCAGAACTGCCAAGAAACAGTATAAAGCACCGGATCACTCAGAAAAATTGAGGGATTTAAGTAGCGCAAGTAAGAAAGAAGGGAAGATAGAAAAAGAAGGGATGGAGAAAGAGAATGACCAAGATGGTTGGGTGGTTTTGCAACGGTCTGTAAAGGGACTTCATTTTGGGAGGTGGGAAGAAAAAGAGTTGGCAGCTAAGGAGATTAAGAGAATAGCAAAAGAAGATTTGAAGACAAGGAAATCAATGGGTGAGCTTGGAATTATACAGCCTTTGGTTGCTATGATCGAATCAGAGGTGCTGGAGAGGCAGAGATTAGCAGTTCAAGCCTTAATTGAGCTAGCAAATGGCTCTTTCAC GAACAAGTTGCTCATGGTGGAGTCAGGAATCTTATCAAAACTGCCCAAAAAAATAGACCTGTTAGATGAATCAGCATTTCAAGATTTTGCACATTTGCTCTTGTCTTTGTCATCCCTATCAAGCATTCAATTCCCTGTCTCTTCAGCAAGAATTATTCCTTTGGTAGTCTCCATTCTTGATTCGTGTTCAAGTATCGAGACAAAAATATCATGCTTGGGGACCTTGTACAATCTGTCCTCAGTACTAGACAATGCTGGCAATTTAGTAGCAAGTGGGGTGGTTAATACTCTGCTGAGGCTGTCTTCAGTAGGTGAAGCATCAGAAAAATCCCTTGCAACATTAGGAAATTTGGTGGTGACTTCGACCGGGAGGAAGGCATTGGAAAGCAGTCCGATGGTGCCAGAAAATTTGATTGAAATTCTGGCATGGGAGGAGAAACCAAAATGTCAAGAGTTATCGGCATACGTTTTGATGATTTTAGCCCATCAGAGCTCCGTGCAAAGACAGAAAATGGCCAAGGCAGGAATAGTACCTGTCCTCCTTGAAGTAGCTTTGCTAGGGAGCCCTTTGGCTCAGAAAAGAGCTCTGAAGCTATTGCAGTGGTTCAAGGATGAGAGGCAAAAGAGAATGGGGCCTCATTCAGGGCCGCAGGTGGGAAGATTGTCGATTGGATCGCCTGTAAATAAAAGGGGTGTCGATGAAgggaagaaattcatgaagaatATTGTCAAAGAGAGCTTGTATAAAAATATGGAGACGATCACTCGAAGAGCCAATGGTGCTGGAAATTCTTCAGGATTAAAGGCCTTGGTATTAAGTTCGAGTTCTAAAAGCTTGCCTTATTAA
- the LOC113726147 gene encoding UBP1-associated protein 2C-like, with the protein MDLSKKRKTEENGGGYPAPTSLIADPNATLPPFPSPLSAEDISKILDPFTKEQLLPIIRAAIVRHPDVLEAVRAVADSDPAQRKLFVRGLGWETNTEKLRAVFSTYGELDEAIVISDKNTGKSKGYGFVTFKHIDAAILALKEPNKKIDGRITVTQLAAAGNSGNSQSSDVSLRKIYVGNIPFEISSERLLSHFAMYGEIEEGPLGFDKQTGKVKGFAFFVYKTEEGARASLMEPNKVIDGHVVVCKLATDNKKMKQPQNVGPGGGMPGMPNAVPGGIPSDGSYGVHGGGYGPYGGYSGPGLQQPPQPQQQPGMIQAPQLNAGVGGPGGFGQGTGFGGYGQGGGQYGGGGGAGSGEYGGVGGLNSAGGGYRMPPTSGGMPTSGGYADAGNYTLSSSYPSQINPQGGGPRVPPGGMYQGMPPYY; encoded by the coding sequence ATGGATCTCTCCAAGAAACGCAAAACGGAAGAGAACGGCGGCGGTTACCCTGCGCCGACTTCCCTCATCGCCGACCCCAATGCAACCCTACCACCTTTCCCGAGCCCTTTATCGGCGGAAGACATCAGCAAAatcctcgaccctttcactaaGGAACAACTCCTTCCCATCATCCGTGCTGCCATCGTCCGCCACCCCGATGTCTTGGAAGCCGTGCGTGCTGTCGCCGACTCCGACCCGGCCCAAAGGAAACTCTTCGTTCGCGGTCTCGGTTGGGAAACCAACACCGAGAAGCTCCGGGCTGTTTTCTCAACTTACGGCGAATTGGATGAAGCTATTGTCATCAGCGATAAGAACACCGGGAAGTCGAAGGGGTATGGATTTGTTACCTTTAAGCACATTGATGCTGCTATTTTAGCGCTTAAAGAACCTAATAAGAAAATCGATGGGAGAATTACGGTTACGCAGCTCGCTGCAGCGGGTAATTCAGGGAATTCACAATCATCTGATGTGTCTTTGAGGAAGATTTATGTTGGCAATATTCCTTTTGAGATATCCTCTGAGAGGCTGTTGAGCCATTTTGCAATGTATGGGGAGATTGAGGAGGGCCCGCTTGGATTTGATAAGCAGACTGGAAAGGTCAAAGGTTTTGCCTTTTTTGTTTATAAGACGGAAGAAGGAGCGAGAGCTTCATTGATGGAGCCAAACAAGGTTATTGATGGGCATGTCGTGGTGTGTAAATTGGCTACTGATAATAAAAAGATGAAGCAGCCCCAAAATGTTGGGCCTGGTGGTGGAATGCCGGGGATGCCGAATGCCGTTCCTGGAGGAATTCCCAGTGATGGGAGTTATGGGGTTCATGGTGGTGGATATGGGCCATATGGAGGGTATTCTGGTCCTGGATTGCAGCAGCCGCCACAGCCTCAGCAACAGCCAGGGATGATTCAGGCTCCACAGCTGAATGCCGGGGTTGGCGGGCCTGGGGGTTTTGGGCAAGGGACTGGCTTTGGGGGATATGGGCAGGGTGGCGGACAgtatggtggtggtggaggagcAGGGTCTGGGGAGTATGGCGGTGTTGGTGGATTGAATAGCGCTGGTGGAGGGTACAGGATGCCTCCCACCTCAGGTGGGATGCCAACATCTGGAGGGTATGCTGATGCTGGGAATTATACTTTATCATCATCTTACCCATCGCAGATAAACCCACAAGGAGGAGGACCTAGGGTTCCACCAGGTGGGATGTACCAGGGCATGCCACCCTACTATTGA